TTGATGTGCGTCGTTTTTGATAAAATTAAATCACAGTTGCTCTGAGCGAGGAACGAGCGAAGAATCTCCATGCAGTATACCAAAAACTAAGCAAAGCAGGGCCGCATAGAGATTCTTCGGCCTATGGCTTCAGAATGACATGGCAAGGTGAATAGTTACCAATAATTAATGCTTGAGCTAACCAATAATATGCAACCATTTAGGTGAGGTCAACACGCTTTAGAGCAAAAGGATGGTAGATACGATGCAAAAAACTATGGCAACCCCCTGGTATCGGCAACGCGCCGAAACGTGGCAGTTTCCCCTGGGGTTAAATCGCCGTCTTCAAGATAGGCTGGGCAAATGGGTGATGGCCTGGCTAACTCTGCTGACCGGCCTGCTGGTGCCGGTGATAGCCCTGGCGCTCTACCTGCGCGTCCAACCCATCCTGGCCAGCAAACCCCTGGCGGAGTTATTGTTTTCAACCACCTGGCACCCCCTCAAAGGCGCTTTTGGCTTCTATCCCTTCATTATAGGCACCTTGTGGGTGACGGGCCTGGCCATGTTTATCGCCGTGCCGCCCTCCCTCTTAACAGCCATTTACCTGGCCGAATATGCTTCGGAGCGAGTGCGCGGCCTGGTTAAGCCATTCATTGACCTGCTGGCCGGAATTCCGTCGGTGGTGTTTGGCATCTGGGGCATCCTCACCGTGGTGCCTTTTGTGGAGCACGTGGCTATGCCGGGGTTAGGGGGTTGGTTGGGTTTCATTCCCCTTTTCCGCAGCGACAACCCCACCGGCTACGGGGTTCTGGCCGGGAGCCTGGTGCTGGCCGTGATGGTCTTTCCCATCATCATCGCCGTGGCCGAGGAAGTTATCCGGGCCGCTCCCCAGGGTTTGCGGGAAGCCTCGCTGGCGCTGGGGGCCACCCGCTGGCAAACCGTCAAGCACGTGGTGCTCAAACACTCGCTGGCCGGGGTAATGGCCGCCGTGGTGTTAGGCTTTTCCCGGGCTTTTGGCGAAACAATGGCCGTGCTAATGGTGGTGGGCAATATGCCCAAAGTGCCCCACTCCATCTTTGACGCCGCTTACCCCCTGACCGCCCTCATCGCTAATAACTACGGTGAGATGATGTCCATTCCCCTGTACGATGCGGCTTTGTTAGGCGCGGCCCTAATTTTATTGCTGGTGGTGCTGGTGTTCAACCTGGCTTCGCGGCTGGTGCTGGTGCGCTTGGTCCGGCAAGCATAGGCGTGGGGAATTGGGAATTAGAGATTAGAAGTCAGAAATTAGAGATTAAAAGTTTATGGGTTATTGCCGTTGATGTTTGGGTTTTGTTTCTAACGGCGGTTTTTCCGGCTGAGGAGAGGCTGATATGAAAAGGCGCAAAGCAGAAGAGTGTTTTTTTAAGCTCATGATGGCCGGCTCTATGGTTATTGTTTTGGGCAGTCTGGCCCTCATCCTGGCTACCATTCTCTGGCGAGGGCTGCCGGCCCTGAACCTGGCCATGCTCACCCAAACTCCCAAGGGCGGTTATTACCTGGGCAAAGAGGGCGGCATCTTAAACGCTATTGTCGGCTCGCTTTACCTGGCCGGGGGAGCCACCCTCCTGTCCCTGGTGGCCAGTTTGCCCATTGCCCTCTATTTGCAAATTTATGCGACTCGTTCCCAGATGGGCGAACTGGCTCGCCTGGCCCTGGATGTATTGTGGGGCATTCCCAGCATTGTTTACGGCGCATTTGGCTTTACCTTGATGGTCTGGCTGGGCATGCGCGCCTCGCTGCTGGGCGGAATTATCGCCCTGGCCCTGCTGGAATTGCCGATTATGGCCCGGGGCATGGACGAGGCCATTGCCGTAGTTCCTTCAGCCCTGAAAGAAGCTTCGTTGGCCCTGGGGGCCACCCGCCTGGAGACGGCCGGCAAGGTAATTATCCGGCAAACAGCGCCCGGCCTGCTTACCGCCATTTTGCTGGCTTTTGGCCGGGGCATTGGCGACGCCGCCTCGGTGCTTTTTACCGCCGGTTATACCGATCGCCTGCCGGATTCCCTTTTCAGTCCGGCGGCTTCATTGCCCCTGGCCATTTTTTTCCAACTGGGCACGCCCTTTCCGGCCGTCCAGGAGCGAGCTTACGCCTCGGCCCTGGTGCTAACCGTGATTGTATTGACCCTCAGTTTGCTCGCCCGTAAATTGGCCGGGCGATTGAACACCCATATTGTCCGGTAGCCAAGCGGACCGGCTTTTAACAGTCAGGAGTGATAAAATGTTAAACCCACACCTTCAAATCCAAAATCTCAATATTTGGTATGGGGCGCATCATGCCCTAAAGGATGTAACCGCAGAAATTCCGGGCAGGGGCATCACGGCCATTATTGGCCCTTCGGGCTGCGGCAAAACCACGCTGCTCAAAAGCCTGAACCGGCTGCTGGAAGAAACAAACGGCACGCGGGTAACGGGACAGGTTTTGCTCAACGGCCGCAACATCTACGAGGCCGGAGTAGACGTGACCGAAGTGCGGACCCGCGTTGGTTTGCTGGCCTCAAAACCTTTCCCCCTGCCTATGTCTATCTACGATAACGTGGCTTATGGCCCACGCATCCATAATCAGCGCAACGGCGGGCTGGATCAAACCGTTGAACGCAATCTGCGGGCCGCCGGTTTATGGGACGAGGTGAACGACCGGCTGCGCAAACCGGCCACCGGGCTTTCTACCGGCCAGCAACAGCGGCTCTGCCTGGCCCGCGCCTTGGCCGTGCAGCCGGAGGTATTATTGGGCGATGAACCGACCTCGGCGCTGGATCCTATCTCGGCCCAACGTATCGAGAAACAACTACTGGAACTCAAAGAAAAGATGACCATTGTGGTGGTTACACACCTACTGCGGCAGGCTCGCCGCCTGGCCGACCACGTTATCTTTTTGTGGCTGGGCGAACTGGTCGAGTCTGGCCCGGCCGAACAAGTTTTTACCAAGCCCAAAGATGAACGCACCCGGGCTTATCTGCAAGGCGACATTGGCTAGAGTGGTTAAACTATTCGCGTTCCCAAAAATCAAACAAGCCCAGTGGCGTAAACTGGCCGGTTGGCTGTTAGGCGCAAGCCTGGTAGCCGTTATTGCCTTTTATGGCGGGCAAACCCTCTTGAGCAATGCCCGCGGCCCGGTCAGGTTGGTGGTGTACGCTTTCAGCACGCAAGAAGAGGTCCTCACCCAGAAAATCTTTCCCGCCTTTGAACAGGCCTGGGAAGCCGATACGGGCCGCGATTTGACCATCGAGGCCGTGTTTGGCCCGTCGGGGACGCTGGCCGGGCAAATCAACCTGGGCGCCCCGGCAGACGTGGCCCTGTTCAGCAACGAGCAGCATGTAAATTGGCTTAAAGTGGGGCGGCGCGTAAAATGGGAGACTCAACCGGTCACGGTCAGTTATACCCCCATGATCATTGTCACCCGTCCCGGCAACCCGGCCGGGATTGCCGATTTTAATGACCTGGCCCAGCCCGGCTTGCGCTTACTGCACGCCAACCCGCGCAGTTCCGGGGCCGGGGATTGGGCCGTGCTGGCCGAGTATGGCAGCGCCCTGCTGGAATCCGACGACCCGGCAGCCGCCCAGACGCAACTTAAAAACATCTGGCGCAACGTGCGGCTGTTGGGGCCATCGGCCCGGGCCACGTTGATCCTGTTTGAATTGGGCGCGGGTGACGCCCTGGTCACGTACGAACAAGATGCGCGCCTGGCCTTGCAGCGAGGCGCGTTGCTGCAAATTGTGATCCCGCCCCGCACCATTGTGGCGCAGCACGTGGCGGTGGTAGTTGACGCTAACGTTACGACGACGGAACGGCCGGCAGCCCAGGCCCTGGTCAACTATCTCTTGAGCGAGGCCGGCCAGCAAGCCTTCATTCGTTACCACCAACGCCCGGCCAGTTTGGCCGGGGAAAGCCCGGTCAGTTTGGCCGGGGAAACTTTTACCCCGCTGGCTCAAACTTTTACCGTGGAAGATTTAGGAGGCTGGTCCCGGGCCTACCACGAATTAATCGAAACTATTTGGCAGGTCGAAATTGAACCGGGCCTGAACCTGGAGCCGGCGGATGGGCTGCCCCAAACGAAAGGAGATTGAGATGAGTCGAGGTTCGTTGGATTTAGAACCCGTTGTCTCAGGTCCAAACAGGGCTGAACTGGCCGGGCCGACCTTAAAAATGTTTAATTATCCAGGAACAATGAAAAAAATCTGGGCGCAGGTTCAGTTGGGTAAAATTGCCCTATTTATGGCCAGCCTGTTTTTGTTTATTTTGGCCATCAACTTGATGAAAGAAGGAGCGCGGGGAATTGCGCCCCTGGTGCGCGACGGGTTTGCCGTAACAAATGCCGCCAACAGCCTGGGCTTTGGCTGGCTGTTGGCCTACGTGATTATGAGCGGCTCACCCGTGGCGGCGGCGGCGCTTACATTTTTTGACGCCGGGGTGATTGACAAACTGGGCGCGTTTGCTATGATTACAGGCAGCCGGCTGGGCGCCAGTTTTATTGTGCTTTTCATTGGCTTTATCTACGTTTTGCGCGGGCGCGACCGGTCAACCAGTTTGAGTATGGGGCTGTTATCGCTGATTGTGACCGGCACTACCTATCTGGTGGGGCTGGCCGTAGGCGCGGCCATTTTATATACCAGGGCGCTTGATCCGGTGCAGCTTGACTCTGGCATGCTGCTCAATTCGGTGATTGACCTGATTTTTGAACCTATTGTGAGGCTCCTGACCGATTTTCTGCCCAACTGGTCGCTTTTTCTGGTAGGCGTTGGCATCATCATTGTCAGCTTCAATCTTTTTGATCGCTGCCTGCCCCAGATGACCATCAAAGAGAGCCAGGTGGGGCGGATGTCGCGCCTGGTATACCGGCCGTGGATTATGTTTGCCCTGGGCGCAACCATAACTTTGATTTCTATGTCGGTCAGCGTATCGCTCAGTATCCTGGTGCCGCTGAGCAATCGTGGCTTTGTGCGGCGGGAAAACATTATCCCCTACATTATGGGGGCTAACATTACCACCTTTATTGACACCCTGCTGGCCGCGGTGCTGCTAAACAACCCGCTGGCCTTCACCATTGTTTTTGTGGAGATGTGCAGCATTACCCTGGTTTCTGTATTGATCCTGATCTTCATCTACCGCCGCTACGAGCGGCTGATGCTGGAAACAGTAAGCTGGATCACCCTCCGCAATCGCAACCTGGCCGTGTTTATGACCACCATTTTTGTGATACCCTTGCTCTTGATGCTGGTTTAAAGGAGTCCACTGTGCGTATCTTAATGGCCACCGGCGGCGCCCCCCACTCGGAAGCGGCCCTGCGTTTTGGCGCACATCTTTTGCAAGCGGGTCGGGCCAGCCGGGTGCCAACCATTATCACCGTCATCAGGCGCGACACCGAACGCTTGAAAGCCGAGGCCATTCAGTCTCGCGCCTGCCGGATTCTGGATTTGCAGCCGCCCCAGGTACAGCCCGTGATTCGCACGGGCCACCCGGCGGAGGAGATTGTGCGCGAAGCCGAGGAGGGGGCTTACGACGCAGTGCTGGTGGGCGAGCGGCAACAGCACGACCTGGCCACCCGCTTTTTACTTGGTTCAACCGCCGAACGGGTGGTGGAACATGCGCCCTGCCCCGTGATTATTGCCAAGGGCAAAATCAGCCCTTTGCAACGCATTTTACTGTGCGATAGCGGGGCCGAACCTTCGACCCTGCTTCAGCGTTTTACCACCCAGTTGTTCAAGCTGGTCAAACCGGAAGATACCATTACCATTTTGCACGTTATGTCGCAACTGAGCGCCGGCCCCGGGGTAAGGGGCCAACAATTGCGGGCCGGGGCCAGGGAACTGATTGAGGAGCAAGCCCCTGAAGGGCAACTGCTCCAACGCGACATCCAACTCCTGCGGCCATTGAACATACAGCCCCAGCCCAAGGTGCGCCACGGCCTGGTAGTGGACGAGATTTTGCAGGAAGCCCAAGAAGAGGATTATCACCTGGTGGTGATTGGCGCCTACCAGGGCCAGGGCTGGCGACGCATTCTACTGGACGACCTGACTCACCAGATTATCACCAAAGTGGACCGGCCTGTGCTGATTGTGCGCTAACATGTTTCCCCCTTTACGCACGTTCCTCCAGAGGTGACAGTCACTTACAAAGTGACTGTCACCTCTGGAATGCAGCAACGATGTGCGTAAGTCCTACCTATTTTAATCAAACAGGTTGCAATTTTATCATACTGAGCATACAATACCTTAAATACGCTACGGGTAAACGCACGCATGAAAAAACTTGGCACTTATACCACTCACTCAGGCCAAAAAATAAATATTCGCCTGCTAGAAAAAGATGACTCGGCGCTATTAGTAGATATGTTCAACCGGCTTTCGCCGGAAAGCAAACGCTTACGCTTTCACCTCTATACCACCAGAATACCGGAAGAGCGCATGTGGAAAGAGGCCAAAGCATTAACCGATAACAACCCCCAGTGTAAGGTGGCCGTAGTGGCCACAGTGGCCGGGGATGGGGGGGCGGAGCAAGCCGTGGGCGTGGCGCATTTTATCAGGGCCGCCCCCACCGATACCGAAGCCGAAGTAGCCATTGTGGTCCGCGATGATTTTCAACGCAAGGGATTGGGCAAGTACCTTTTGAGAACGCTGGCCAATAGAGCACGCAAGCTTGGCGTTACGCATTTTACCGCCTGGATCATGGCCGAAAATATCCGCTTGATGAAATTAGTAAAAGGCATGGAATTAAAAAATGTAGAATCTGAAACCCGGCATGGGGAGCAAAAAATCCGGGTTCCGCTTGAAGAACAACGGCCGGGCTGTTGGCCCACCTTTTTAACCCGGTTGCCTGCTTGGGGAAGGCGTCAATAAAAAGGGGGGCCGCGCCTATTTTAAGGGCAGGACCATCTCCACCCGGCGGAAGGAGACCAGGTAGCCTAACTCCTTAAAGGCCGGCCAGTGAGGGTCGTTGGCCGGAAGATTCTCGGTTTTGGTATCCTGAACGGGATGGACCGTATGGAGATAGTGCAGCAAAGCCCGGCCAATATTCAGTTGGCTGCCCACTTCAGTTTGCATAACCAGGCGGCTTAGTTGAAAAACTGTATTTTGATAAACCAGCCAGCCTTCGCTGCCGTCTGTTAAAGTGGCCCGGAAGGCGCTGAGATTACCGGCGTTCAGCAAAGACTCGTATTCATCAATCCAGGAAGCTTTGGCCGCTCTCTTCTGCAATAATTGCACGGCTTCAGCATAAGAGAGGGTTTCAATTTTGGCGGCGGGGGGAGTGATTTTTACATTGGCGGGGGGACGGCGCAAGACCAACAACTCTCGCACCGGCTTGAATCCCTTTTTGCTAAAAAGGCTATAGGCCGGTAGATTATCATCAATCACTTCTATCACAATATAAGCCGCTTTTTTTTGGCAAGCCTGTTCAACCAGATGGGTCACCAAAGTCCAGCCCACTCCCTGGCGACGATTGCTACGAACAACACCCAAACGAGTGATCCAGGCTCGCCCTTCGCGCACGCCCAACATCCCCAGGGCTAACATGTGGTCATCCTCAACAGCCACCGCCGAAGCATCCATATCAACGTCATACGTTTCAACATATTCACGCAGCCTGGCTGCGTTCATCGGCATAGGCACAATGTAATCAACCCGGGTTTGGTTATAGGCCTCGGTCAACTCTTCGTAGGTAAAGGCGCTGGCAGGAATAAGATGGAAGCTGGGGTTGGTTGAGAGGCTAAGGTGCGCTGTGCGCACTCTGTCGGGAATAAGAATAGTCATGCAGAATTGAGGGTAATAAAGTTCAGTTTTTAACTAAAAATTCGGCGATTTGATCAGGGAAAGTACGGGTGTTGATTGGTTTGGAGATAAAACCATCACAGCCATAAGCCATGGCCATTTCTCTGGCCGTATCCTCGGGCCAGGCCGTGACCGCCACCACCGGAATGTCCTTCAATTCGGGAGTACGTTTGATGAGCGTGACCAACGTTTGGCCGTCAATATCGGGCAGGCCCAGGTCAACCAGAATCAAATCGTGCGCTCCTTCAAAGGCTTTGGTCAGGCCGGCTTCTCCCTCGCTCACATGAATAACCTCGTGATGGCGAGCTTCCAAGATACGCCTCATTAAGAGGGCATTTTGGGGGTTATCTTCGATAAGCAATATTTTGCTAATGATTGCACCCTTATTTCCAGTTTGAGCTATGATTACCCAGAACCTGATTTGTTGAGATGCTATATTCAAGCCAAGTATAACACGTCCAGGTTAAACAAGGAAATTTTGCAGCCAACAGCATGCTTTTTTGAAAGCCAAATACCCTATCCAAAAGATAGGGTATTTGGCTTTAGACTTTTCAACAAAATCCAGGGTAAAGCATTAAATCATTACTGGAGATTGGCGTTGATCACATCCTCGGGGAAAATCCAGTAATCAATCACGGCGTCACTGCGATTATCAACCCGCATATAGTAAACATTATTGCGATACACGCTGCCCCGCCAGAGCATTTCGCCGGTTTCGGGGTTGTCATCCCGGTTGACCACCCCGGCCTTGCCAAAACTGATAGCCCCGGCGCGATTATCGGGCGCCCAATCTCGTAGCCCCCGATCTTCATATAATTCAAGGCTCACGTTGTACTTCCGGTTGCCGTCGTCGGGGGTAAAGACCAGGGTAAAGGTGGTGTCAATGCTGCCCGAGGCATTCACGTCGGCCCGGCTGAAACTATACCAACGCTCCTCGCCGGGGTTCAGTTGGCCCTGATTGATGCCCACTTCTAACGGCAGAGCGGCAAAAGGAGCCTTGCCGGGATCGGCAGTGCGCGCCACCAGCTTGGTTGGTTCGCCCAGTTCGGGGCGGTACACATCGCCGGTGTAGAGCCAATAGTCCATGGGAATATCATTATGGTTGCGCAGTTGAACATAATATAAATCGTTATCCACCACCCAACCACTCCAGAATTTTTCGCCGGTGTCGGGATTGTCGTCCCGGAACACCACACTGCCGGCGCCGATGTTGGTAATCTGGGAGTTGTCGCCGGGCGACCAGCCGTTAACGCCATTGGCGGTGAAAATGTCCATGTTCATGTGGTAAATCCGGTTGCCGTCATCCGGGGTGGTAATCATGGTCAAGGCCATCGGTTCAAAACTCTGGTCGTCAAAATCGGTAATCTGGAATTTGTACCAGACCTCTCCATGCGCGGGCACGGTGCCCTTATTCAGGCCAAATTGCAAGGCTGTGGCTGCTTCCGGGGCTTCGCCTTGGGCAAAAACCCGTTTGGCCGGCGGCGGCGATTTGGGGCCAAGCTCGGGGTTCATTTCCACTTTGTCAAATATATAATAATCAATGGGCATGTCCGAGCCATTTTCTACCGCCACTAAATAGGTGAGACCATTGACCAATGAGCCGCGCCAGATACGCTCGCCGGTATTGGGATCCCCGTCCCAGGAAACCAACGCTCCGGCCCCAAAGTTGGTCATTTTGCCGGTATCGCCACGTGTCCACACCCCCAGTTCACTCATAGGGAAGAGTTCAAAGTTGATATAATGCCGGCGATTGCCGTCGTCGGGGGTAAAGAACATGGTATAGGC
This sequence is a window from Anaerolineae bacterium. Protein-coding genes within it:
- a CDS encoding GNAT family N-acetyltransferase, which translates into the protein MKKLGTYTTHSGQKINIRLLEKDDSALLVDMFNRLSPESKRLRFHLYTTRIPEERMWKEAKALTDNNPQCKVAVVATVAGDGGAEQAVGVAHFIRAAPTDTEAEVAIVVRDDFQRKGLGKYLLRTLANRARKLGVTHFTAWIMAENIRLMKLVKGMELKNVESETRHGEQKIRVPLEEQRPGCWPTFLTRLPAWGRRQ
- the pstC gene encoding phosphate ABC transporter permease subunit PstC, producing the protein MATPWYRQRAETWQFPLGLNRRLQDRLGKWVMAWLTLLTGLLVPVIALALYLRVQPILASKPLAELLFSTTWHPLKGAFGFYPFIIGTLWVTGLAMFIAVPPSLLTAIYLAEYASERVRGLVKPFIDLLAGIPSVVFGIWGILTVVPFVEHVAMPGLGGWLGFIPLFRSDNPTGYGVLAGSLVLAVMVFPIIIAVAEEVIRAAPQGLREASLALGATRWQTVKHVVLKHSLAGVMAAVVLGFSRAFGETMAVLMVVGNMPKVPHSIFDAAYPLTALIANNYGEMMSIPLYDAALLGAALILLLVVLVFNLASRLVLVRLVRQA
- a CDS encoding response regulator; this translates as MRRILEARHHEVIHVSEGEAGLTKAFEGAHDLILVDLGLPDIDGQTLVTLIKRTPELKDIPVVAVTAWPEDTAREMAMAYGCDGFISKPINTRTFPDQIAEFLVKN
- a CDS encoding GNAT family N-acetyltransferase is translated as MTILIPDRVRTAHLSLSTNPSFHLIPASAFTYEELTEAYNQTRVDYIVPMPMNAARLREYVETYDVDMDASAVAVEDDHMLALGMLGVREGRAWITRLGVVRSNRRQGVGWTLVTHLVEQACQKKAAYIVIEVIDDNLPAYSLFSKKGFKPVRELLVLRRPPANVKITPPAAKIETLSYAEAVQLLQKRAAKASWIDEYESLLNAGNLSAFRATLTDGSEGWLVYQNTVFQLSRLVMQTEVGSQLNIGRALLHYLHTVHPVQDTKTENLPANDPHWPAFKELGYLVSFRRVEMVLPLK
- a CDS encoding universal stress protein is translated as MRILMATGGAPHSEAALRFGAHLLQAGRASRVPTIITVIRRDTERLKAEAIQSRACRILDLQPPQVQPVIRTGHPAEEIVREAEEGAYDAVLVGERQQHDLATRFLLGSTAERVVEHAPCPVIIAKGKISPLQRILLCDSGAEPSTLLQRFTTQLFKLVKPEDTITILHVMSQLSAGPGVRGQQLRAGARELIEEQAPEGQLLQRDIQLLRPLNIQPQPKVRHGLVVDEILQEAQEEDYHLVVIGAYQGQGWRRILLDDLTHQIITKVDRPVLIVR
- a CDS encoding phosphate ABC transporter ATP-binding protein; the protein is MLNPHLQIQNLNIWYGAHHALKDVTAEIPGRGITAIIGPSGCGKTTLLKSLNRLLEETNGTRVTGQVLLNGRNIYEAGVDVTEVRTRVGLLASKPFPLPMSIYDNVAYGPRIHNQRNGGLDQTVERNLRAAGLWDEVNDRLRKPATGLSTGQQQRLCLARALAVQPEVLLGDEPTSALDPISAQRIEKQLLELKEKMTIVVVTHLLRQARRLADHVIFLWLGELVESGPAEQVFTKPKDERTRAYLQGDIG
- the pstA gene encoding phosphate ABC transporter permease PstA, with translation MKRRKAEECFFKLMMAGSMVIVLGSLALILATILWRGLPALNLAMLTQTPKGGYYLGKEGGILNAIVGSLYLAGGATLLSLVASLPIALYLQIYATRSQMGELARLALDVLWGIPSIVYGAFGFTLMVWLGMRASLLGGIIALALLELPIMARGMDEAIAVVPSALKEASLALGATRLETAGKVIIRQTAPGLLTAILLAFGRGIGDAASVLFTAGYTDRLPDSLFSPAASLPLAIFFQLGTPFPAVQERAYASALVLTVIVLTLSLLARKLAGRLNTHIVR
- a CDS encoding extracellular solute-binding protein is translated as MVKLFAFPKIKQAQWRKLAGWLLGASLVAVIAFYGGQTLLSNARGPVRLVVYAFSTQEEVLTQKIFPAFEQAWEADTGRDLTIEAVFGPSGTLAGQINLGAPADVALFSNEQHVNWLKVGRRVKWETQPVTVSYTPMIIVTRPGNPAGIADFNDLAQPGLRLLHANPRSSGAGDWAVLAEYGSALLESDDPAAAQTQLKNIWRNVRLLGPSARATLILFELGAGDALVTYEQDARLALQRGALLQIVIPPRTIVAQHVAVVVDANVTTTERPAAQALVNYLLSEAGQQAFIRYHQRPASLAGESPVSLAGETFTPLAQTFTVEDLGGWSRAYHELIETIWQVEIEPGLNLEPADGLPQTKGD